A part of Bacillus rossius redtenbacheri isolate Brsri chromosome 1, Brsri_v3, whole genome shotgun sequence genomic DNA contains:
- the LOC134527110 gene encoding uncharacterized protein LOC134527110 isoform X2, which translates to MIEFVIVLIFCVVLVIAVMVIGSGMGKATSSQRQMDIINVAQNLYVLIRKGDLKKCDVTQTTAFLLNIAKSTVLKYYKKDIEEVSTPGKKREKRPQEGKSLDTVDDFTVNAIRNAIYRMYAEGLNVTVDTILKEIRERQIDYYGGRSSLHKLLKKMEFSWTTVDGRKALIENENIVFQRIDFLRKYKEEKERGTVSKSWQDKSLQSAKRRTVGDGKMFIVVNAGGRTGFVPGAGLLFVSGQKTADYHGEMNGETFLMWFEDMLVHLEEPSVIISQHPDGRGVWITWRS; encoded by the exons atgattgaatttgttatcgttttgatattttgtgtggttcttgtgattgctgtaatggtaattggttccgggatggggaaagctacttcttcgcagcgtcagatggacatcattaacgtcgctcagaacttatatgttttaattaggaaaggcgacttgaagaaatgtgacgttacgcagacgaccgcgtttcttctcaacatcgcaaagtcaactgttctcaa gtactacaagaaagacattgaagaagtttcaacaccaggaaaaaaaagggaaaaaaggccacaggaaggaaagtcacttgacacagtcgacgatttcacagtaaatgcaatcaggaatgcaatttacaggatgtacgctgaag gtttgaatgttacagtcgacaccattttgaaagaaatcagggaaagacaaatagattattatggtggaagatcaagtcttcataaattgttaaagaagatggaattttcatggacaactgttgatggacgaaaagctttgatagagaatgaaaacatagtattccagcgaatagatttcttgagaaagtataaagaagaaaaagaaagag gaactgtatcaaagtcatggcaggacaagagtctacaatctgcgaagagacgtactgttggagatggtaaaatgtttattgttgttaatgctggagggcgcactggctttgtgccaggagcaggattactttttgtttcaggtcagaagactgcagactaccatggcgagatgaatggggaaactttcttgatgtggtttgaagacatgttggtgcatcttgaggaacccagtgtcatcatatcacagcacccag atgggcgaggtgtgtggatcacgtggagaagctaa
- the LOC134527110 gene encoding uncharacterized protein LOC134527110 isoform X1, with amino-acid sequence MIEFVIVLIFCVVLVIAVMVIGSGMGKATSSQRQMDIINVAQNLYVLIRKGDLKKCDVTQTTAFLLNIAKSTVLKYYKKDIEEVSTPGKKREKRPQEGKSLDTVDDFTVNAIRNAIYRMYAEGLNVTVDTILKEIRERQIDYYGGRSSLHKLLKKMEFSWTTVDGRKALIENENIVFQRIDFLRKYKEEKERGANFIFVYETWIFQRGKALIYLKICSVVQYKVFHFHFIYFSGTVSKSWQDKSLQSAKRRTVGDGKMFIVVNAGGRTGFVPGAGLLFVSGQKTADYHGEMNGETFLMWFEDMLVHLEEPSVIISQHPDGRGVWITWRS; translated from the exons atgattgaatttgttatcgttttgatattttgtgtggttcttgtgattgctgtaatggtaattggttccgggatggggaaagctacttcttcgcagcgtcagatggacatcattaacgtcgctcagaacttatatgttttaattaggaaaggcgacttgaagaaatgtgacgttacgcagacgaccgcgtttcttctcaacatcgcaaagtcaactgttctcaa gtactacaagaaagacattgaagaagtttcaacaccaggaaaaaaaagggaaaaaaggccacaggaaggaaagtcacttgacacagtcgacgatttcacagtaaatgcaatcaggaatgcaatttacaggatgtacgctgaag gtttgaatgttacagtcgacaccattttgaaagaaatcagggaaagacaaatagattattatggtggaagatcaagtcttcataaattgttaaagaagatggaattttcatggacaactgttgatggacgaaaagctttgatagagaatgaaaacatagtattccagcgaatagatttcttgagaaagtataaagaagaaaaagaaagaggtgccaatttcatatttgtttatgaaacatggattttccagagaggcaaggcattaatttatttgaaaatttgttctgtggtccaatacaaagtatttcatttccatttcatatatttttcaggaactgtatcaaagtcatggcaggacaagagtctacaatctgcgaagagacgtactgttggagatggtaaaatgtttattgttgttaatgctggagggcgcactggctttgtgccaggagcaggattactttttgtttcaggtcagaagactgcagactaccatggcgagatgaatggggaaactttcttgatgtggtttgaagacatgttggtgcatcttgaggaacccagtgtcatcatatcacagcacccag atgggcgaggtgtgtggatcacgtggagaagctaa